From the Candidatus Neomarinimicrobiota bacterium genome, the window AGATATCCTTGAGAAACTCGAAGAAACAGTGATTAAAAGGGAAGCTCGATTAGATGAGCTCGAAATGATCTTAGCGGATTATGACTACATGAAGGAAAGTTTGGAACAGACCCTGAGAAGGCAGAAGTACTATCCTAAAGTATTGCTCCCGGAGGAAACTGTTCACGAAACATACAGGTACTTAGAATCGATAGCGAGCCGGAGAGCATCATTCGATTACGAGTACAAATTATCGGGTATTTCCGAAGAAGGTGATGTACTTTTTGCGAATTACCAGTTAAAAGGACAAGGATCTTACCGGAACATCAATAAATTCGTTCATTACTTGGAAAACAGCAAGCCTCTGTATAAGATAGAATCGCTTAACCTTAGCCGTCCGGCAGGGAGTCAGAGCGCATCAGGCGATATAGACGTTACTCTGAAATTCAAGGGGATATTCTCGGTAGGCGAGAACCTTGAAAATTTAGAGGATGAGGATATGTACGCGCTGAAAGATGCTGTTTACAGCACTCGATACAACCCGTTTAGGCCGTTCGTTCTGAATATTCTTCCGCCTAACACTGAAAATCTATTGGTCGTGGAGAGGGCAAGAGTCATAGCCATTTTGAAGGGATTGGCTTATATTCAGCATCAACAAGGCGATATGCTCACAATGAGGGTAGGAGACCGGGTATACCTGGGAATCTTGGAAAAGATCGACCTAAAAAAGGGGGAAGTGGTTTTCGCCATGAACAGAGGCGGGATCTTCGACAGAGTGATTTTAAAACTCGAAAGTTGAAATTTATAAGAGAGACTGATATGGGACATTCTAAATTGGTAGGGATAGTTTTGGATAGAATTAAATTCATTGTGAACATACTTATATTAGCCTTGGCGGTGAATCTGACGCTGGTTGGTTCATCCGACGCTCAACGCAGCGGAACGCCGTTTCAGAGCGGTGGTGAGGGAGAAAACGTCGCCTTCCCCGCGACTACTACGTTTGTGCAGGCGTTTCAGATTTTGAGCCAGATATCCAGGGATGTAGAAGGAAAAGTTATTATCGATCCCACAAATCAAAAGGGTCCTATAAACGTGTCAGTCCCCTTTCTGCATTGGAAAAGGGCATTGGAGATGATACTGACTTCTAACGGACTTGAGTACGTCGAAAGAGCTACATACTACGAAATCCGTCCTTCGGCGTTCGGAATCGCAATACCTTCGGGACCTGCATTACCATTAGAAGATGTTCTGACCATCGATACACGGCAGGTGGAGATATCGGCAATATTCTTTCAGGGCGACAGGGGAAGCATTGCGGAAGCGGGAATAGACTGGTCGATTTTCTCCCGGGGCGACGTCAATTTCGACATTAGTTCGGTAGCAGCTGCGAGTGTTACACAGGAGTTCTTGAGCATATCAGCTGATCGAACGACAGAATCCAGGACCCAGACAATTACCACTCTCGGTATATTGAGAGCATTCGAGGCTTTAAACATCGGGAGAATAATTTCCAAACCTTCTATTACCGTACTGGACGGAGTGGAAGGAATGGTTCAGGTTGGTCAGAGTTTTTCTATCAAGCAGCGGGATTTCGCCGGTAATACAACAGACAAATTCTTCGAAGTCGGAACAATATTGAAAGTAACGCCGAATATTGTGGTCGATAGGGATATAAGTTTCATTCACCTCAAGATAACTGTGGAAAAAAGCGCAGCATTTCCTGATCCGGTAAGTACAAGAATCGATAAACAGATGGCATATACAGAGGTATTGCTTCTTGACGGCGAACAGACTTCGGTCGCAGGATTGTTCACTGAAGAAGCGGTTTCCATTCGGAAGGGAATACCTATTTTAAAAGATTTACCCTGGTGGTTTTTCGGTTTGCGGTTTCTTACGGGTTTTTCTTCAGTTGATAATTCAGAGGGCGAACTTATCATCATAATCAAGGCTAAAATTCTACCCTCGCTTACCGAACGGATTGAACGGAGAAAAGCCGATATCGACGAAATTATCGAAAAGAGAAGGGAAGAGTTCCGGGAAGACCTTAAAAAAATTCCTTCGAACTAAGAAGGACGCCCATTATCTTCCTGACACTGATCTAAACGGGCTTTCAATGATTAAGTTCGATGCCGTCACCAAACGATTCGGTGACTATACAGCTCTCGAGGAACTGAATCTTGAAATTCCGGAAGGAATTATTTTCGGGTATATCGGGCCGAACGGCGCCGGTAAAACTACCACGATTAAAATGCTCGCCGGGTTACTTAAGCCGACTTCCGGAACGGTACATATCGATGGTTACGACGTTCATGCCGACCCTATGAAAGCCAAACATCTGTTCGGATACGTACCCGATAAACCTTACCTGTACGATAAACTGACGGCGGATGAATTAACCGATTTTGTAGGCGGGATGTACGGACTCAGCAGAGCTCAGGTCGAGTCAAACAGAAAGGAACTTTTTGATTATTTCGAAATAACACCATGGAAACATAAAAGAGCGGAAGAATACTCGCAGGGGATGAAGCAAAAACTTCTGATTGCGATGGCGTTCATCCATGATCCCAAGATATTCATAATCGATGAGCCGATGATGGGGCTCGACCCCAAAAGCATCAGGAATCTGAAAACGTTCTTAAAAGAGAAAGTAAAATCCGGAATGACGATATTTCTCTCTACCCACAGCTTATCGGTCGCCGAGGAATTATGCGATAGAATAGGGATCTTACATCAAGGCAGGCTCATTGCCGAAGGTCCGATCAGCTCACTCGCCGAATTTGCCGATGACAAAGAGGGTACCGATCTTGAAACTTTATTCTTAAACCTGACTGCGGAGGAGAATGAATTAAATTGATGAGAGAAAATCCACAGAATGAATAGAAACGCCTGTTAACGTGAAAGATTTATTGAAAGTGAGAGCTCTGAGCTTCCTCCGATACGGGAAGGGATTGAGTGTGGGTACGACGTTGATGGAAATCGCTACTCTTCTCGTGTTCGGTGCCTTCGCTTACGGAGCCTATAACGGAATACAAATTACGCTCAGATTCCTGGTTGAGGGGGTGCACCTCCCTATCTCATTTTTACACAGTCTGATGGCAACGGGATTGTTCGCGCTGTTCGTCATGACCGGAATAGGTAACTCGGTGACGGCATTTTCAGCGTTTTTCCGATCAGAGGAGTTAGACTATCTCTTC encodes:
- a CDS encoding ABC transporter ATP-binding protein — protein: MIKFDAVTKRFGDYTALEELNLEIPEGIIFGYIGPNGAGKTTTIKMLAGLLKPTSGTVHIDGYDVHADPMKAKHLFGYVPDKPYLYDKLTADELTDFVGGMYGLSRAQVESNRKELFDYFEITPWKHKRAEEYSQGMKQKLLIAMAFIHDPKIFIIDEPMMGLDPKSIRNLKTFLKEKVKSGMTIFLSTHSLSVAEELCDRIGILHQGRLIAEGPISSLAEFADDKEGTDLETLFLNLTAEENELN